A window of Pseudomonas monteilii contains these coding sequences:
- a CDS encoding peptide-binding protein yields the protein MPDSRSFTALAALRGGLIGAVLALAAPVHAEEAASDARWVSDSLSTYVRSGPTDGHRIVGTLKSGQKVTLIGTQGNYSQVRGQSGDVVWINSSDLQAVPGQFERLPQLDAQVAQLSDQLKNIDDTWKNRVQGMQETLDSRKSLITELETRNKDLSEQLDQAQSNLRDTQARLGDENKQVMMRYMVYGGSIAGAGLLAGLILPALTRGRKRNDRWF from the coding sequence ATGCCCGATTCCCGCTCCTTCACTGCCCTCGCCGCCCTGCGTGGTGGTTTGATCGGCGCCGTGCTGGCGCTCGCCGCGCCCGTCCATGCCGAGGAAGCTGCCAGCGACGCCCGCTGGGTCAGCGACAGCCTCAGCACCTACGTGCGCAGCGGACCGACCGATGGCCACCGCATCGTCGGCACGCTCAAGTCCGGGCAGAAGGTGACGCTGATCGGCACCCAGGGCAACTACAGCCAGGTGCGCGGCCAGAGCGGCGACGTGGTCTGGATCAACAGCAGCGACTTGCAGGCGGTGCCCGGCCAGTTCGAGCGCCTGCCGCAGCTCGATGCCCAGGTAGCGCAGTTGAGCGACCAGCTCAAGAACATCGACGACACCTGGAAGAACCGGGTGCAGGGCATGCAGGAAACCCTCGACTCGCGTAAATCGCTGATCACCGAGCTGGAAACCCGTAACAAGGACCTGAGCGAGCAGCTCGACCAGGCCCAGTCCAACCTGCGCGATACCCAGGCGCGGTTGGGCGACGAGAACAAGCAAGTGATGATGCGCTACATGGTCTATGGGGGCAGCATCGCCGGTGCCGGTCTGCTTGCCGGCCTGATCCTGCCTGCCCTCACCCGTGGTCGCAAACGTAACGATCGCTGGTTCTGA
- a CDS encoding 3-oxoadipate enol-lactonase, translating into MIQPAAERTPAGTSYLSLGQGQPVVLIHGVGLNKEMWGGQFVGLANDYRVIAYDMLGHGMSPRPAADTDLAGYAAQLVELLDHLQIQQATVIGFSMGGLVARAFALHYPQRLSALVVLNSVFNRTPEQSAGVIARAAQAAELGPDANVDAALERWFSPEYKAANPAQVAAIRQVLGDNDPQGYHTTYSLFATQDMYRADDLDTIQAPTLIATGELDTGSTPAMTRQLAARIPGARSVILAEQRHMMPVEAPREVNRMLLDFLGHARTLTESAKGIVA; encoded by the coding sequence ATGATTCAGCCTGCTGCTGAACGTACACCGGCCGGGACCAGTTACCTGAGCCTCGGCCAGGGTCAACCTGTGGTGCTGATCCACGGCGTGGGCCTGAACAAGGAAATGTGGGGCGGGCAGTTCGTCGGCCTGGCCAACGACTACCGCGTCATCGCCTACGACATGCTGGGACACGGCATGAGCCCACGCCCGGCAGCCGACACTGACCTGGCCGGCTATGCCGCGCAACTGGTCGAGCTGCTCGATCACCTGCAGATCCAGCAGGCGACGGTGATCGGTTTCTCCATGGGCGGCCTGGTGGCTCGGGCCTTCGCGCTGCACTACCCACAGCGCCTGAGCGCACTGGTCGTGCTCAACAGCGTCTTCAACCGCACGCCCGAGCAGAGCGCCGGGGTCATCGCCCGGGCTGCCCAGGCCGCCGAACTGGGCCCGGACGCCAACGTCGACGCCGCCCTGGAGCGCTGGTTCAGCCCTGAATACAAGGCCGCCAACCCGGCCCAGGTCGCAGCCATCCGCCAGGTGCTGGGCGACAACGACCCCCAGGGCTACCACACCACCTATTCGCTGTTCGCCACCCAGGACATGTACCGCGCCGACGACCTGGACACGATCCAGGCCCCAACGCTGATCGCCACCGGCGAGCTGGACACCGGCTCCACCCCGGCCATGACGCGCCAGCTGGCCGCACGCATCCCGGGCGCCCGCAGCGTGATCCTCGCCGAACAACGCCACATGATGCCGGTGGAAGCGCCGCGTGAAGTCAACCGCATGCTGCTGGACTTCCTTGGCCACGCCCGCACGCTTACCGAATCCGCCAAGGGGATAGTCGCATGA
- a CDS encoding LacI family transcriptional regulator gives MGSAKTPFRKRRGAGRVTLTEVAHAADVSAISVSRFFNQPEQVSLPLRERIQAAVEALGYVPNRVAGGLASARGRIVGMVVPNLSGPIFAPTLQAFSDTLSRHDYQVLLASSDFDPVREERAVRAFLGWSPAALVVTSRFHSLATEKLLAQADLPVVETWDYTPERAPVQVGFVHRDAGAQACRYLLDKGYRRIAFVPNSVPGDLSALERRDGYLDVLAEAGLPPTVWVPSPHATPLDAGRQAMEALLACDPRPDAILFANDNLAAGALLAGQRAGVRMPEDMAIVGFGDYPFAGLLLPSLTTLRPPAQAIGEVAAQRVLQALGVIAVEGDVARLNRLHCEVIERESS, from the coding sequence GTGGGCTCAGCCAAGACTCCCTTTCGCAAGCGCCGTGGCGCAGGCCGTGTCACGCTGACCGAGGTGGCCCATGCGGCCGACGTGTCGGCCATCAGCGTGTCGCGCTTCTTCAATCAGCCCGAGCAGGTGTCGCTGCCCCTGCGCGAGCGCATCCAGGCTGCCGTGGAGGCGCTCGGCTACGTACCCAATCGGGTGGCTGGTGGATTGGCTTCGGCCAGGGGGCGCATCGTCGGCATGGTCGTTCCGAACCTCTCCGGGCCGATCTTCGCACCGACCCTGCAAGCGTTCAGCGATACCCTGAGCCGTCACGACTACCAGGTGCTGCTGGCATCGAGCGACTTCGATCCTGTTCGCGAAGAGCGGGCCGTACGGGCGTTTCTTGGCTGGTCGCCCGCCGCCCTGGTGGTCACCAGTCGGTTCCACAGCTTGGCGACGGAAAAACTGCTGGCCCAGGCGGACCTGCCGGTGGTGGAGACCTGGGACTACACCCCGGAGCGCGCACCCGTCCAGGTGGGCTTCGTACACCGTGACGCCGGCGCCCAGGCCTGTCGTTACCTGCTGGACAAAGGCTATCGACGCATCGCCTTCGTGCCCAACAGCGTGCCGGGTGACTTGAGCGCGCTGGAGCGCCGCGATGGCTACCTGGACGTGCTGGCCGAGGCCGGGTTGCCGCCTACGGTGTGGGTGCCCTCGCCGCACGCCACCCCGCTCGACGCCGGGCGGCAGGCGATGGAGGCGCTGCTGGCCTGCGATCCACGGCCTGATGCGATCCTGTTCGCCAATGACAACCTGGCCGCCGGCGCGCTGCTGGCCGGTCAGCGCGCCGGGGTGCGCATGCCCGAGGACATGGCCATCGTCGGCTTCGGCGACTACCCCTTCGCCGGGCTGCTGCTGCCGAGCCTGACGACCCTGCGCCCGCCTGCGCAGGCCATCGGCGAAGTGGCGGCGCAACGGGTGTTGCAAGCCCTCGGCGTGATCGCCGTCGAAGGCGACGTGGCGCGGTTGAATCGCTTGCATTGCGAGGTGATCGAGCGTGAAAGCAGCTGA
- a CDS encoding allantoin permease, with amino-acid sequence MSQPSSQHQLVENHTVDYVPPAERHGKARDLFTLWFSTNIAPLPIVTGAMVVQVFNLNLLWGLIAIALGHLIGGVVIALASAQGPQLGIPQMVQSRGQFGRYGALLIVFFTALIYVGFFISNIVLAGKSIHGIAPSVPMPTAIVIGALSATAIGVIGYRFIHSLNRIGTWVMGSALLAGFIMMFSQELPADFFSRGAFNLSGFIATVSLGTIWQISFSPYTSDYSRYLPKEIGIAKPFWATYFGATLGTILCFSFGAVAVLCVPQGTDAMDAVKQATGWLGPVLMVLFLLNIISHNALNLYGAVLSIVTAIQTFFAHWTPSVKVRVVLASVILLACGMVALNASADFIGQFIGLILALLLVLVPWASINLIDFYLIKKGVYDIASIFSADGGIYGRFNHHAIIAYACGILVQLPFANTALYVGPYSNLVEGADLSWLFGLLVTAPLYYCLATRGKAAAIKAGRVVSAHE; translated from the coding sequence ATGTCCCAGCCGTCTTCGCAGCACCAGCTTGTCGAGAATCACACGGTCGATTACGTTCCACCTGCCGAGCGCCACGGGAAGGCGCGCGACCTGTTCACCCTCTGGTTCAGCACCAACATCGCGCCACTGCCCATCGTGACCGGCGCCATGGTGGTCCAGGTGTTCAACCTGAACCTGCTCTGGGGGCTGATCGCCATCGCACTCGGGCACCTCATCGGGGGCGTGGTCATCGCCCTGGCCTCTGCGCAGGGACCGCAGCTGGGCATTCCGCAGATGGTGCAGAGCCGTGGGCAGTTCGGTCGCTACGGCGCCTTGCTGATCGTCTTCTTCACCGCCTTGATCTACGTCGGCTTCTTCATTTCCAACATCGTCCTGGCGGGCAAGTCGATCCATGGCATCGCCCCGAGCGTGCCCATGCCGACCGCCATCGTCATCGGCGCCCTGAGCGCGACCGCCATCGGCGTGATCGGCTACCGCTTCATCCACAGCCTGAACCGCATCGGCACCTGGGTGATGGGCTCGGCCCTGCTGGCCGGCTTCATCATGATGTTCAGCCAGGAACTGCCGGCCGACTTCTTCAGTCGCGGCGCCTTCAACCTGTCCGGGTTCATCGCCACCGTGTCGCTGGGCACCATCTGGCAGATCAGCTTCTCGCCGTACACCTCCGACTACTCGCGCTACCTGCCCAAGGAGATCGGTATCGCCAAGCCGTTCTGGGCCACCTACTTCGGTGCGACCCTGGGCACGATCCTGTGCTTCAGCTTCGGTGCGGTGGCGGTGTTGTGCGTGCCGCAGGGCACCGATGCGATGGATGCGGTGAAGCAGGCCACCGGCTGGCTCGGCCCGGTGCTGATGGTGCTGTTCCTGCTCAACATCATCAGCCACAACGCCCTCAACCTGTACGGTGCGGTGCTGTCGATCGTCACCGCGATCCAGACCTTCTTCGCCCACTGGACGCCGAGCGTGAAGGTGCGCGTCGTGCTGGCGTCGGTGATTCTGCTGGCCTGCGGCATGGTGGCGTTGAACGCCTCGGCCGATTTCATCGGTCAGTTCATCGGGCTGATCCTGGCGCTGCTGCTGGTGCTGGTGCCGTGGGCGTCGATCAACCTGATCGACTTCTACCTGATCAAGAAGGGTGTGTACGACATCGCCTCGATCTTCAGCGCCGATGGCGGGATCTATGGCCGCTTCAACCACCACGCGATCATCGCCTATGCCTGCGGAATCCTGGTGCAGTTGCCGTTCGCCAATACCGCGTTGTACGTGGGGCCGTACTCGAACCTCGTCGAAGGGGCGGACCTGTCCTGGCTGTTCGGGTTGCTGGTGACGGCGCCGCTGTACTACTGCCTGGCGACGCGCGGAAAGGCGGCGGCCATCAAGGCGGGGCGGGTGGTGAGCGCGCATGAGTGA
- a CDS encoding carnitine dehydratase: MTLVRFQMCIDGQWRDAQSGKTFDSLDPATAQAWAQLPDADEADVEQAVQAAQRAFDNPAWRGLTATARGKLLRRLGDLIAENKEHLAQLESRDNGKLIRETRGQVGYLPEFFHYTAGLADKLEGGTLPLDKPDLFAYTVHEPIGVVAGIIPWNSPLYLTSIKLAPALAAGNTIVLKPSEHASATILELARLALEAGFPPGVVNVVTGFGPSTGAALTRHPLVRKIAFTGGAATARHVVRSSAENFAKLSLELGGKSPNIIFADADLDSAINGAVAGIYAASGQSCVAGSRLLVQDEIFDEFVERLIARAQRIRIGNPQHDDSEMGPMATAQQLAVVEQLVAAAQAEGATLRMGGKRAQVEGDGWFYEPTLFECDSNSMTIMQEEVFGPVAAVIRFKTEEDALAIANDSQFGLAAGIWTRDLGRAHRLARDVRSGIIWVNTYRAVSAMAPIGGFKNSGYGRESGIDSVLAYTELKTVWINLSTAPMPDPFVMR; the protein is encoded by the coding sequence ATGACCCTCGTTCGTTTCCAGATGTGCATCGATGGCCAATGGCGCGATGCGCAGAGCGGCAAGACCTTCGACAGCCTCGATCCGGCCACCGCCCAGGCCTGGGCCCAGTTGCCCGACGCCGACGAAGCCGATGTCGAGCAGGCCGTGCAGGCGGCCCAGCGCGCCTTCGACAACCCGGCCTGGCGTGGTCTGACCGCCACGGCCCGAGGCAAGCTGCTGCGCCGCCTGGGCGACCTGATCGCCGAGAACAAGGAGCACCTGGCCCAGCTGGAAAGCCGCGACAACGGCAAGCTGATCCGCGAGACCCGCGGCCAGGTCGGTTATCTGCCCGAGTTCTTCCACTACACCGCCGGCCTGGCCGACAAGCTCGAAGGCGGTACCCTGCCGCTGGACAAGCCGGACCTGTTCGCCTACACCGTGCACGAGCCGATCGGCGTGGTGGCCGGGATCATCCCGTGGAACAGCCCGCTGTACCTGACCTCGATCAAGCTGGCACCGGCCCTGGCCGCCGGCAACACCATCGTGCTCAAGCCCTCCGAGCATGCCTCGGCGACCATCCTCGAGCTGGCGCGCCTGGCCCTGGAAGCCGGCTTCCCGCCGGGCGTGGTCAACGTGGTCACCGGTTTCGGCCCGAGCACGGGCGCAGCCCTCACCCGCCACCCGCTGGTGCGCAAGATCGCCTTCACCGGCGGCGCGGCCACGGCGCGTCACGTGGTGCGCAGCAGCGCCGAGAACTTCGCCAAGCTGTCGCTCGAGCTGGGCGGCAAGTCGCCGAACATCATCTTCGCCGACGCCGACCTGGACAGCGCCATCAATGGCGCCGTGGCCGGGATCTACGCGGCCTCCGGGCAGAGCTGCGTGGCCGGTTCGCGCCTGCTGGTGCAGGACGAGATCTTCGATGAGTTCGTCGAGCGCCTGATCGCCCGCGCCCAGCGCATCCGCATCGGCAACCCGCAGCACGACGACAGCGAGATGGGCCCGATGGCCACCGCGCAGCAGCTGGCCGTGGTCGAGCAGCTGGTCGCGGCCGCCCAGGCCGAAGGCGCTACCCTGCGCATGGGCGGCAAGCGCGCCCAGGTCGAGGGGGACGGCTGGTTCTACGAACCGACGCTGTTCGAATGCGACAGCAACTCGATGACGATCATGCAGGAAGAAGTCTTCGGCCCGGTCGCGGCGGTGATCCGCTTCAAGACCGAGGAAGACGCCCTGGCGATCGCCAACGACTCGCAGTTCGGCCTGGCCGCCGGCATCTGGACCCGCGACCTGGGCCGTGCGCACCGGCTGGCGCGCGATGTCCGCTCGGGTATCATCTGGGTCAACACCTACCGCGCGGTCTCGGCCATGGCCCCGATCGGTGGGTTCAAGAACAGCGGCTACGGCCGCGAGAGCGGCATCGACTCGGTGCTCGCCTATACCGAGCTGAAGACCGTGTGGATCAACCTGTCCACCGCGCCGATGCCCGACCCCTTCGTGATGCGTTGA
- a CDS encoding monooxygenase has product MKFSLFVHMERWDDQVSHRQLFEDLTELTLMAEDGGFSTVWIGEHHAMEYTISPSPMPLLAYLAARTETIRLGAGTIIAPFWNPIRVAGECALLDVISNGRMEVGLARGAYQFEFDRMANGMPATDGGKALREMVPAVRELWKGDYAHEGEVYNFPTSTSVPKPVQDGMPPMWIAARDPDSHNFAVKHGCNVMVTPLMKGDEEVLDLKNKFQAALDNNPDVPRPQLMVLRHTHVHSPADPDGWKVGAEAISRFYRTFDAWFGNKTTPVNGFLAPSPESKFAEVPAFALDNIRKNTMIGTPEEIIARIKYYQELGVDEFSFWCDNSLPHAEKKKSLELFINEVVPAFR; this is encoded by the coding sequence ATGAAGTTTTCGTTGTTCGTGCACATGGAACGTTGGGATGACCAGGTCAGCCACCGCCAGCTGTTCGAAGACCTGACCGAACTGACCCTGATGGCCGAAGACGGCGGTTTCAGCACCGTCTGGATCGGCGAACACCACGCCATGGAGTACACCATCTCGCCCAGCCCGATGCCGCTGCTGGCCTACCTGGCCGCGCGCACCGAGACGATCCGCCTGGGCGCCGGCACCATCATCGCCCCGTTCTGGAACCCGATCCGGGTGGCAGGCGAATGCGCGCTGCTCGACGTGATCAGCAACGGGCGCATGGAAGTCGGCCTGGCCCGCGGCGCCTACCAGTTCGAGTTCGACCGCATGGCCAATGGCATGCCGGCGACCGATGGCGGCAAGGCCCTGCGCGAAATGGTCCCGGCGGTGCGTGAGCTGTGGAAGGGCGACTATGCCCACGAAGGCGAGGTGTACAACTTCCCCACTTCGACCAGCGTGCCCAAGCCGGTGCAGGACGGCATGCCACCGATGTGGATCGCCGCGCGTGACCCGGACTCGCACAACTTCGCGGTCAAGCACGGCTGCAACGTGATGGTCACGCCCCTAATGAAGGGTGATGAAGAGGTGCTGGACCTGAAGAACAAGTTCCAGGCCGCACTCGACAACAACCCGGACGTGCCGCGCCCTCAACTGATGGTGCTGCGCCACACCCATGTGCACAGCCCGGCGGATCCGGACGGCTGGAAGGTCGGCGCCGAGGCGATCTCGCGCTTCTACCGCACCTTCGACGCCTGGTTCGGCAACAAGACCACGCCGGTCAACGGCTTCCTGGCGCCGAGCCCGGAGTCGAAGTTCGCCGAGGTGCCTGCGTTCGCCCTGGACAACATCCGCAAGAACACCATGATCGGCACGCCCGAAGAAATCATCGCGCGGATCAAGTACTACCAGGAACTGGGCGTCGACGAGTTCAGCTTCTGGTGCGACAACAGCCTGCCCCATGCCGAGAAGAAAAAGTCGCTGGAGCTGTTTATCAACGAAGTGGTACCGGCGTTCCGGTAA
- a CDS encoding flavin reductase, translating to MIEPGIYKDVMGSFPSGVTIVTTLDADGGIVGITASAFSALSIDPALVLFCPNYSSDTYPVLRDSKSFAIHLLSAEQTKEAYAFAGKGKDKANGIDWQLSERGNPILPNATAVIECELWREYDGGDHAIIVGAVKHLILPDTPLAPMLYHKGKLGALPPLG from the coding sequence ATGATCGAACCCGGGATCTACAAAGACGTGATGGGCTCGTTCCCATCCGGCGTGACGATCGTCACCACCCTGGATGCCGACGGCGGCATCGTCGGCATCACCGCCAGCGCCTTCAGCGCGCTGTCGATCGATCCGGCGCTGGTGCTGTTCTGCCCCAACTACAGTTCGGACACCTACCCGGTCCTGCGCGACAGCAAGTCCTTCGCCATCCACCTGCTGTCGGCCGAACAGACCAAGGAGGCCTATGCCTTCGCCGGCAAAGGCAAGGACAAGGCCAACGGCATCGACTGGCAGTTGAGCGAACGGGGCAATCCCATCCTGCCCAACGCCACGGCGGTGATCGAATGCGAACTGTGGCGCGAATACGACGGTGGCGACCACGCCATCATCGTCGGCGCGGTCAAGCACCTGATCCTGCCGGACACCCCGCTGGCACCGATGCTCTATCACAAGGGCAAGCTTGGCGCCCTGCCGCCGCTTGGCTGA
- a CDS encoding peptide synthetase: protein MSFEIRKIVTYSEETRIEGGKATDKPVTMVGLAVVIKNPWAGRGFVEDLKPEIREHCSDLGALMVERLTAAIGGADKIEAYGKAAVVGADGEIEHASAVIHTLRFGNHYREAVQAKSYLSFTNKRGGPGTSIQIPMMQKDDEGQRSHYITLEMQIEDAPRADEIVVVLGASDGGRLHPRIGNRYIDLEEIAAEKANAQ from the coding sequence ATGAGTTTCGAAATCCGCAAGATCGTCACCTACTCCGAAGAAACCCGCATCGAAGGCGGCAAGGCTACCGACAAGCCGGTGACCATGGTCGGCCTGGCCGTCGTGATCAAGAACCCTTGGGCAGGTCGCGGTTTCGTCGAAGACCTCAAGCCTGAGATCCGTGAGCACTGCTCCGACCTCGGCGCGCTGATGGTCGAGCGCCTGACCGCTGCCATCGGTGGCGCGGACAAGATCGAAGCCTACGGCAAGGCCGCCGTGGTCGGCGCCGATGGCGAGATCGAGCACGCCTCGGCCGTGATCCACACCCTGCGTTTCGGCAACCACTACCGCGAGGCGGTGCAGGCCAAGAGCTACCTGAGCTTCACCAACAAGCGTGGCGGCCCGGGCACGTCGATCCAGATCCCGATGATGCAGAAGGACGACGAAGGCCAGCGCTCGCACTACATCACCCTGGAAATGCAGATCGAAGACGCGCCGCGCGCCGACGAGATCGTGGTGGTCCTGGGTGCCTCCGACGGTGGCCGCCTGCACCCGCGCATCGGCAACCGCTACATCGATCTCGAAGAGATCGCTGCCGAGAAAGCCAACGCTCAATAA
- a CDS encoding GNAT family acetyltransferase, producing the protein MFILSRLDGMPPESFQSQIRQLVIDHVGEVSSVAIAPSNTLYPLYQYGVGLEAHQYLEALDGTRGLQARLTLALDAEAPDRLLGFALGLPAADRDDTCALAFLIVLPEARRQGIARALLGELQADYACVELAAFAHQVPWFEAMGMQVVAASGPQVLMTSTGRVSEALIGRLDIAPLYQTTEVGQIHAYLLNHNGEEAMIEAERQRDERLDQLTLEAAQCVEGRRRVH; encoded by the coding sequence ATGTTCATTCTCAGCCGTCTCGACGGCATGCCCCCCGAATCGTTCCAGAGCCAGATCCGTCAACTGGTGATCGACCATGTCGGGGAGGTGAGCAGCGTGGCCATCGCGCCGTCGAACACGCTCTATCCGCTGTACCAGTACGGTGTGGGCCTGGAGGCCCATCAATACCTCGAAGCGCTCGACGGCACCCGCGGACTACAGGCCCGGCTGACCTTGGCGCTCGATGCCGAGGCGCCGGATCGCCTGCTGGGTTTTGCCCTCGGATTGCCGGCGGCGGACCGCGACGATACCTGCGCGCTGGCGTTCTTGATCGTCTTGCCCGAGGCGCGGCGCCAGGGCATCGCCCGGGCCTTGCTGGGTGAGCTGCAGGCCGACTACGCGTGTGTCGAACTGGCCGCTTTCGCGCACCAGGTGCCGTGGTTCGAGGCCATGGGCATGCAGGTGGTGGCGGCCAGCGGCCCGCAGGTGTTGATGACCAGTACCGGGCGGGTCAGCGAGGCCTTGATCGGGCGCCTGGACATTGCACCGCTGTATCAGACCACCGAGGTGGGGCAGATCCATGCCTATCTGCTCAATCACAATGGCGAAGAGGCGATGATTGAGGCGGAGCGTCAGCGTGACGAACGCTTGGACCAGCTGACGCTGGAAGCGGCGCAGTGTGTCGAGGGACGTAGACGGGTGCACTGA
- a CDS encoding flavin reductase, with amino-acid sequence MIDATVYKNVLGSFPSGVTVITTLDDDGSIVGLTASAFSSLSMDPPLVLFCPNYTSDSYPVLIRNKRFAIHLLSGEQQAEAYAFARKGKDKAAGIEWTLSERGNPLLANATAIIECELWREYEGGDHAIMVGKVENLIVPADAPNPMIYCRGKMASLPALG; translated from the coding sequence ATGATTGATGCAACCGTCTACAAGAACGTCCTGGGCTCGTTTCCTTCCGGCGTCACCGTCATCACCACCCTGGACGACGACGGCTCGATCGTCGGCCTGACGGCCAGCGCGTTCTCCTCCCTGTCGATGGATCCACCCCTGGTCCTGTTCTGCCCGAACTACACCTCCGATTCCTACCCGGTGCTGATCCGCAACAAGCGCTTCGCCATTCATCTGCTCTCCGGCGAGCAGCAGGCTGAAGCCTACGCCTTCGCCCGCAAGGGCAAGGACAAGGCGGCCGGCATCGAGTGGACCTTGAGCGAGCGCGGCAACCCGCTACTGGCCAACGCCACCGCCATCATCGAATGCGAACTGTGGCGCGAGTACGAAGGTGGCGATCACGCCATCATGGTCGGCAAGGTCGAGAACCTGATCGTGCCCGCCGATGCCCCCAACCCCATGATCTATTGCCGCGGCAAGATGGCCAGCCTGCCAGCCCTCGGCTGA
- a CDS encoding 4-carboxymuconolactone decarboxylase gives MSSEKYEKGLAIRTQVLGEDYVNRSIQNADAFTQPLQELVTEYCWGHVWGRDGLSLQERSMINLAMISALNRPHELKLHIRGALRNGLSREQIREILLQVGIYCGVPAAVDSFRLAREAFAEADAESTR, from the coding sequence ATGAGCAGCGAGAAGTACGAAAAAGGCCTGGCCATCCGCACCCAGGTGCTGGGCGAGGACTACGTCAACCGCTCGATCCAGAATGCCGATGCCTTCACCCAACCCTTGCAGGAACTGGTCACCGAGTACTGCTGGGGCCACGTCTGGGGCCGTGATGGTTTGTCGCTCCAGGAACGCAGCATGATAAACTTGGCCATGATTTCCGCGCTCAACCGCCCCCATGAGCTCAAGCTGCATATCCGCGGCGCCTTGCGCAACGGGCTGAGCCGCGAACAGATTCGCGAAATCCTGCTCCAGGTCGGCATCTACTGCGGCGTGCCGGCGGCGGTGGACAGTTTCCGCCTGGCGCGCGAAGCGTTCGCCGAGGCCGACGCGGAGTCAACCCGTTAA